From the Osmerus eperlanus chromosome 21, fOsmEpe2.1, whole genome shotgun sequence genome, one window contains:
- the LOC134007511 gene encoding PI-PLC X domain-containing protein 1-like — MNLRRAKEGENADWMSFLSGKLVNIPLWDLAIPGSHDAMSYCLDRRSPVLKSESRFLQVLDRLVPCFTRPCVVRWATTQTWCISDQLNAGIRFFDLRVACKKGSKEALYFSHGVYTLQTVKEALSAVAVWLQQHSEEVVILVCSHFYELGEREHRHLVSFITGLFGHKLCPPQVTPTLRHCWGSGQQVIVSYDNEDVVKQHKQLWPMISYRYADSPDPKKVISYLEQQKAAGRPAEFFASGLNLTEDSSYVVHHPCETMRRMTMKAVSLLLGWVEVQRPGPQSTCLNIVCGDFVDLNEFPAVVIALNDKLLMENQR; from the exons ATGAATTTAAGGCGAGCGAAAGAGGGCGAGAACGCCGACTGGATGTCGTTTCTATCAGGGAAGCTGGTGAACATTCCACTTTGGGACTTGGCGATACCCG GCAGTCATGACGCCATGAGTTACTGTCTGGACAGGCGGTCTCCCGTGCTCAAGTCGGAGTCCCGGTTTCTGCAAGTGTTGGACCGTTTAGTGCCCTGTTTCACGAGACCCTGTGTGGTGCGATGGGCCACTACACAG ACCTGGTGTATCTCCGACCAGCTGAATGCTGGGATACGGTTCTTTGATCTGCGCGTTGCCTGCAAGAAGGGCAGCAAAGAAGCCCTTTACTTTTCACATGGAGTTTACACGCTTCAGACAGTTAAG gaGGCCCTGTCAGCTGTAGCTGTCTGGTTGCAGCAGCACTCTGAAGAGGTTGTGATCCTGGTCTGCTCTCATTTCTACGAGCTgggtgagagagaacacagacatCTCGTTTCCTTCATCACAGGCCTGTTCGGACACAAACTCTGCCCTCCACAG GTGACTCCTACTCTTAGACACTGTTGGGGTTCGGGGCAGCAGGTAATCGTCTCCTATGACAACGAGGATGTTGTTAAGCAGCACAAGCAGCTATGGCCAATGATTTCCTACAG GTATGCTGATTCACCGGATCCCAAAAAGGTCATTTCATACTTGGAGCAACAGAAGGCTGCAGgcagaccag CTGAATTCTTCGCTTCCGGTCTGAACCTGACAGAAGATTCTAGTTACGTGGTCCACCACCCGTGTGAGACCATGAGGAGGATGACGATGAAGGCCGTGTCCCTGCtgctgggctgggtggaggtCCAGAGACCCGGGCCCCAGAGCACCTGCCTCAACATCGTCTGTGGAGACTTTGTGGACCTCAATGAGTTTCCCGCTGTTGTCATCGCTCTTAATGACAAACTGTTGATGGAGAATCAGAgatga